The following are from one region of the Pectobacterium actinidiae genome:
- the atzF gene encoding allophanate hydrolase, protein MPRMTGLTLQEWKQHYHQQADSVDETLGALLASLSEDDPAWIMLATPELLQAQIAALLPQYRENPDALPLFGVPFAVKDNIDVAGWPTSAACPAFTYLADKDATAVAKLKAAGAIVIGKTNLDQFATGLVGTRSPFGEVPNTFNADYISGGSSSGSASVLARGLVAFSLGTDTAGSGRVPAGFNNIVGLKPTKGWLSASGVVPACRLNDTISVFALTVEDAFTVTELAGGYDGADAYSRSHPANAPAALPAKPRFAIPSDPTFFADAVAQAAWQHALVELEATGATLHPIDFSIFTQLAEQLYQGPWVAERTVAVGDMLQQPEHMDPVVHGIVASGERFSAVEAFKAEYLRAELARQIQQTLASFDALVVPTSPTIHTREAMKQEPVRYNSQLGAYTNFTNLADLSALALPAPFRTDGLPAGITLIAPTWHDRALASFGLRWQTQLALTLGATGKTRPAAGLTTLPPSALHVRLAVVGAHLTGMPLNHQLTTRDAVRVEETRTAENYRLYALANTQPAKPGLAKSTDGAAIIVELWDIPLARFGEFVAEIPAPLGIGTLTLIDGRQVKGFICEPAALSDAVDITEFGGWRHWLARQEASHV, encoded by the coding sequence ATGCCAAGAATGACAGGACTCACGCTTCAGGAATGGAAACAGCATTATCATCAGCAGGCCGATAGCGTTGATGAAACACTCGGTGCGCTGCTTGCCAGCTTGTCGGAAGACGATCCGGCCTGGATCATGCTGGCGACACCTGAGCTGCTTCAGGCGCAGATCGCGGCGCTGTTGCCTCAGTATCGTGAAAACCCGGACGCGCTGCCGCTGTTCGGCGTTCCCTTTGCCGTCAAAGACAACATTGATGTTGCAGGCTGGCCAACGAGCGCAGCGTGCCCGGCATTTACCTATCTGGCAGATAAGGATGCGACGGCCGTTGCCAAACTGAAAGCGGCAGGGGCGATTGTCATTGGCAAAACCAACCTCGATCAGTTTGCGACCGGTCTGGTCGGCACGCGTTCGCCGTTTGGTGAAGTGCCAAACACCTTTAATGCGGACTATATCAGCGGAGGTTCCAGTTCGGGATCGGCTTCGGTGCTGGCGCGCGGGCTGGTTGCTTTTTCGCTGGGAACCGATACCGCGGGGTCGGGGCGCGTTCCCGCCGGGTTTAACAATATTGTCGGCCTGAAGCCGACGAAAGGATGGCTATCGGCAAGCGGTGTCGTACCGGCCTGTCGCCTGAACGACACCATTTCCGTGTTTGCGCTGACCGTCGAGGATGCATTTACCGTCACCGAACTGGCTGGCGGATACGATGGGGCGGATGCCTACTCACGCAGCCATCCCGCCAATGCACCTGCTGCGCTGCCCGCGAAGCCGCGCTTTGCTATCCCCAGCGATCCGACCTTTTTTGCTGATGCTGTCGCACAGGCGGCATGGCAGCACGCGCTGGTCGAATTAGAAGCGACGGGCGCGACGCTGCACCCGATCGATTTCAGCATTTTCACGCAACTCGCCGAGCAGCTTTATCAAGGCCCTTGGGTGGCAGAACGCACGGTTGCGGTGGGCGACATGCTACAGCAGCCAGAACACATGGATCCGGTGGTGCATGGCATTGTGGCGAGCGGCGAGCGTTTCAGCGCGGTAGAAGCCTTCAAAGCAGAGTACCTGCGTGCCGAACTGGCGCGCCAGATCCAGCAGACGCTGGCGTCGTTTGATGCGTTAGTCGTGCCGACTTCACCGACCATTCATACGCGTGAGGCAATGAAGCAGGAGCCGGTGCGCTATAACTCCCAGTTAGGTGCCTATACCAACTTTACCAATCTGGCCGATCTTTCGGCACTGGCGCTGCCAGCCCCTTTTCGTACCGATGGCTTGCCGGCGGGGATCACGCTGATTGCGCCCACCTGGCATGACCGTGCATTAGCGAGTTTTGGTCTGCGCTGGCAAACACAACTGGCGCTCACATTGGGCGCAACGGGAAAAACACGGCCTGCTGCGGGGCTGACCACCTTGCCGCCCTCTGCATTACACGTCCGACTTGCCGTTGTCGGCGCGCATCTGACAGGCATGCCGTTGAATCATCAACTTACCACCCGCGATGCTGTACGGGTGGAGGAGACACGCACGGCGGAGAACTATCGTCTTTATGCGCTGGCGAATACGCAACCGGCCAAGCCCGGTTTAGCGAAAAGTACCGACGGCGCAGCGATTATCGTCGAACTGTGGGACATCCCGCTGGCACGCTTTGGTGAGTTTGTCGCAGAAATTCCTGCGCCGTTGGGCATCGGCACGCTGACGTTAATCGACGGACGGCAGGTTAAAGGCTTTATCTGCGAACCGGCTGCGCTGAGTGACGCCGTAGATATCACCGAATTCGGCGGCTGGCGTCACTGGCTTGCTCGTCAGGAGGCATCCCATGTTTAA
- a CDS encoding Gfo/Idh/MocA family protein, which yields MKKRRFAAIGLAHNHIYDMCRQLVDAGAELVGVFEPDLNHREKFISLFPSVPFADSAEQLIADASIDLIACAVIPCDRAELALRTLDAGKDFFTAKPPLTTLEQLDVVQRRVAETGRKFAVYFNERINVDSALFAGELVQRGEIGRVIQTIGVGPHRERGARPDWFYQKRQYGGILCDIGIHQIEQFLYFTGNTNARVVTSQTANYHHPHQPEFEDFGDAMLLGDNGATGYFRCDWFTPDGLSVWGDGRLTILGTEGYIEIRKYVDLTRGESNVVYLVNGKGEQRFTPAGSVERPFFADFLRDCRERTETAMSQAHIFKATELSILAQQAAKKIV from the coding sequence ATGAAAAAGAGGCGATTTGCGGCGATTGGGCTAGCGCACAACCACATTTATGACATGTGTCGGCAGTTGGTTGATGCGGGCGCGGAACTGGTCGGCGTGTTTGAACCCGATCTTAATCATCGGGAAAAATTCATCTCACTTTTCCCCTCCGTTCCTTTTGCTGACTCTGCGGAACAGTTGATTGCCGACGCGTCTATCGATCTTATTGCCTGTGCGGTCATTCCCTGTGACCGAGCTGAACTGGCGCTGCGCACGCTGGATGCTGGCAAAGACTTCTTCACCGCCAAACCGCCGCTGACCACCTTGGAGCAGTTGGATGTCGTCCAACGTCGGGTAGCGGAAACTGGCCGCAAGTTTGCCGTGTACTTTAATGAACGAATCAATGTGGATAGCGCGCTGTTTGCCGGTGAACTGGTGCAACGGGGTGAGATTGGGCGAGTGATTCAGACCATTGGCGTTGGCCCACACCGTGAGCGCGGCGCGCGGCCTGACTGGTTTTATCAAAAGCGCCAGTACGGTGGGATCCTCTGTGATATCGGTATCCACCAAATTGAACAGTTTCTCTATTTTACTGGTAATACTAATGCGCGAGTGGTGACCAGCCAAACGGCGAATTATCACCACCCGCACCAGCCCGAATTTGAGGATTTTGGCGATGCCATGCTGCTGGGCGACAATGGGGCAACCGGCTATTTCCGCTGTGACTGGTTTACGCCGGATGGGCTGAGCGTCTGGGGCGATGGTCGTCTGACGATACTAGGAACGGAAGGCTATATCGAAATCAGGAAATATGTCGATCTCACGCGCGGAGAAAGCAACGTCGTTTATCTGGTGAATGGCAAAGGCGAACAGCGCTTTACCCCCGCAGGCAGCGTCGAACGCCCCTTTTTCGCGGATTTCCTTCGTGACTGCCGTGAGCGCACCGAAACCGCGATGTCGCAAGCGCATATTTTCAAGGCAACGGAGCTGTCGATTCTGGCGCAGCAGGCGGCGAAGAAGATTGTCTAA